The Daucus carota subsp. sativus chromosome 2, DH1 v3.0, whole genome shotgun sequence genome includes a window with the following:
- the LOC108209729 gene encoding putative transferase At1g60990, chloroplastic isoform X2 yields MAMVMVSPSITQLTTTSTLCLTRRSIYFISPSSFRSPPSTITHQYSYPLSKQTRRPLNIISAANLPFDLAPPPIDHDLLDTAISAGAKVSEDGIAETFNNDDEALDTVDKGTVVVDLSHYGRIRVSGEDRAHFLHNQSTADFDSLHEGQGCDTVFVTPTARTIDIAHAWIMKTAITLVVSPEISRSITEMLNKYIFFTDKVEVEDITMRTKLFVLVGPNSNKVISNLNINDLVGQPYGSHKHYSVNGMPVTVAVGNVVSEEGFSLMMAPAAADSVWKALLSHGAIPMGSNAWEKLRILRGKPVPGKELTNEYNVLEAGLWNSISLDKGCYKGQETISRLITYDGIKQKLWGINLSSPVEPGSSITIDGKKIGKLTSYTATRKNPEHFGLGYVKRSGASEGDTVTVGDNVVGKLVKVPYIAHQRQPPQKTKS; encoded by the exons ATGGCGATGGTCATGGTCTCTCCATCGATTACACAGCTGACTACTACTAGTACACTGTGTTTGACTCGCCGGAGCATCTACTTCATTTCACCGTCGTCCTTCCGTTCGCCGCCGTCAACTATCACTCATCAATACTCGTATCCGCTCTCAAAGCAAACCAGACGTCCGTTAAATATCATTTCTGCAGCTAATTTGCCTTTCGACCTCGCCCCTCCTCCTATCGATCATGACCTCCTC GATACAGCTATATCTGCTGGGGCTAAAGTGTCAGAAGATGGGATTGCAGAAACATTTAATAATGATGATGAAGCATTAGACACAGTTGATAAAGGCACCGTG GTTGTGGACCTCTCTCATTATGGCCGGATTAGAG TCAGCGGAGAAGATCGTGCCCACTTCCTCCATAATCAAAGTACCGCAGATTTTGATTCTCTTCATGAAGGGCAG GGATGTGACACAGTTTTTGTAACTCCTACCGCTCGGACAATAGATATTGCTCATGCATGGATCATG AAAACTGCAATTACATTGGTGGTTTCACCAGAAATTAGTAGAAGCATCACGGAAATGCTAAACAA gtatatatttttcactGACAAAGTAGAAGTTGAAGATATAACTATGCGCACAAAATTGTTTGTACTAGTTGGACCTAATAGCAACAAA GTCATAAGCAATTTGAACATCAACGATCTTGTTGGACAACCATATGGTTCGCACAAGCATTACAGT GTGAATGGGATGCCAGTAACTGTAGCAGTAGGAAATGTAGTCTCTGAAGAAGGCTTCTCTTTGATGATGGCACCTGCTGCTGCAGATTCTGTGTGGAAAGCTCTTTTAAGTCATGGTGCTATACCCATGGGCTCAAATGCATGGGAAAAATTAAGGATTCTTCGAGGCAA GCCAGTACCAGGAAAAGAGCTTACCAATGAATATAATGTATTGGAGGCTGGTCTCTGGAATTCGATATCTTTGGACAAAG GTTGCTACAAAGGACAGGAAACGATTTCAAGACTAATAACATATGATGGCATCAAGCAAAAATTGTGGGGCATAAATTTATCTTCGCCAGTGGAACCAGGCAGTTCTATTACTATTGATGGAAAGAAG ATAGGAAAACTGACAAGTTATACAGCTACAAGAAAGAATCCTGAGCATTTTGGTTTAGGTTATGTCAAGAGGTCAGGTGCTTCTGAGGGAGATACTGTAACTGTTGGAGATAATGTTGTTGGCAAATTGGTTAAAGTTCCTTATATTGCTCATCAGCGTCAACCACCGCAGAAAACAAAGTCATAA
- the LOC108209729 gene encoding putative transferase At1g60990, chloroplastic isoform X1, whose amino-acid sequence MAMVMVSPSITQLTTTSTLCLTRRSIYFISPSSFRSPPSTITHQYSYPLSKQTRRPLNIISAANLPFDLAPPPIDHDLLDTAISAGAKVSEDGIAETFNNDDEALDTVDKGTVVVDLSHYGRIRVSGEDRAHFLHNQSTADFDSLHEGQGCDTVFVTPTARTIDIAHAWIMKTAITLVVSPEISRSITEMLNKYIFFTDKVEVEDITMRTKLFVLVGPNSNKVISNLNINDLVGQPYGSHKHYSVNGMPVTVAVGNVVSEEGFSLMMAPAAADSVWKALLSHGAIPMGSNAWEKLRILRGRPVPGKELTNEYNVLEAGLWNSISLDKGCYKGQETISRLITYDGIKQKLWGINLSSPVEPGSSITIDGKKIGKLTSYTATRKNPEHFGLGYVKRSGASEGDTVTVGDNVVGKLVKVPYIAHQRQPPQKTKS is encoded by the exons ATGGCGATGGTCATGGTCTCTCCATCGATTACACAGCTGACTACTACTAGTACACTGTGTTTGACTCGCCGGAGCATCTACTTCATTTCACCGTCGTCCTTCCGTTCGCCGCCGTCAACTATCACTCATCAATACTCGTATCCGCTCTCAAAGCAAACCAGACGTCCGTTAAATATCATTTCTGCAGCTAATTTGCCTTTCGACCTCGCCCCTCCTCCTATCGATCATGACCTCCTC GATACAGCTATATCTGCTGGGGCTAAAGTGTCAGAAGATGGGATTGCAGAAACATTTAATAATGATGATGAAGCATTAGACACAGTTGATAAAGGCACCGTG GTTGTGGACCTCTCTCATTATGGCCGGATTAGAG TCAGCGGAGAAGATCGTGCCCACTTCCTCCATAATCAAAGTACCGCAGATTTTGATTCTCTTCATGAAGGGCAG GGATGTGACACAGTTTTTGTAACTCCTACCGCTCGGACAATAGATATTGCTCATGCATGGATCATG AAAACTGCAATTACATTGGTGGTTTCACCAGAAATTAGTAGAAGCATCACGGAAATGCTAAACAA gtatatatttttcactGACAAAGTAGAAGTTGAAGATATAACTATGCGCACAAAATTGTTTGTACTAGTTGGACCTAATAGCAACAAA GTCATAAGCAATTTGAACATCAACGATCTTGTTGGACAACCATATGGTTCGCACAAGCATTACAGT GTGAATGGGATGCCAGTAACTGTAGCAGTAGGAAATGTAGTCTCTGAAGAAGGCTTCTCTTTGATGATGGCACCTGCTGCTGCAGATTCTGTGTGGAAAGCTCTTTTAAGTCATGGTGCTATACCCATGGGCTCAAATGCATGGGAAAAATTAAGGATTCTTCGAG GAAGGCCAGTACCAGGAAAAGAGCTTACCAATGAATATAATGTATTGGAGGCTGGTCTCTGGAATTCGATATCTTTGGACAAAG GTTGCTACAAAGGACAGGAAACGATTTCAAGACTAATAACATATGATGGCATCAAGCAAAAATTGTGGGGCATAAATTTATCTTCGCCAGTGGAACCAGGCAGTTCTATTACTATTGATGGAAAGAAG ATAGGAAAACTGACAAGTTATACAGCTACAAGAAAGAATCCTGAGCATTTTGGTTTAGGTTATGTCAAGAGGTCAGGTGCTTCTGAGGGAGATACTGTAACTGTTGGAGATAATGTTGTTGGCAAATTGGTTAAAGTTCCTTATATTGCTCATCAGCGTCAACCACCGCAGAAAACAAAGTCATAA
- the LOC108209746 gene encoding putative pentatricopeptide repeat-containing protein At3g49142 isoform X1 — protein MLESFIKPLLETPPYIVSYAQIYQFLTAKKSLFLGKQVHAKMILRGVLPNAFLAAKMIAMYGSYGEVSYVAKLFDRITQPSVFLYNSVVRAFTNSGCCGKTLEVYYRMHFLGFHADHFTLPFVLKSCAELFRVGLGECVHGISLRSGLELDVYVGSSLINMYVKCGKVREGRKVFDGMSMRDYPAWNALIAGYAKAGLFDFAEDLFWRMPNRNIVSWTAMISGYSQNGLADEALRLFDEMTDECSGVKPNWVTIVSVLPACAHSAALERGRKIHSYASAIGLDSNLNVQSALIAMYAKCGSLTDAEYYFARIRPSEKHLDAWNTMITAYASHGKGIEAVSLFEDMIRAGVQPDAITFTGLLSGCSHSGLVDVGLEYFHRMSSVYFVEPCLEHFACVVDILGRAGRLVEAYNLISDMPMQAGGSIWGALLAASRKHRNLEFAEISAKKLFVLEPNNTGNYVLLSNMYAQAGMWDEVNNIRTQLKFHGMKKTPGYSWIENNGKAHFFLGGDKSHVSAKEIYTLLEELPEKIKAAGYIPDTSFALHDISEEEKEDNLLAHSEKLAVAYGLISTSPGTILRVTKNLRICGDCHTAIKYISKIYGREIIVRDVNRFHNFRDGSCSCGDYW, from the coding sequence ATGCTGGAGTCTTTTATAAAGCCCCTTCTGGAAACCCCTCCATACATTGTTTCATATGCTCAAATATATCAGTTCTTGACTGCCAAGAAATCTCTTTTCTTAGGAAAACAAGTTCATGCCAAGATGATACTCCGAGGCGTGCTTCCCAATGCGTTTCTTGCTGCCAAAATGATTGCAATGTATGGTAGTTACGGTGAAGTTAGTTATGTAGCCAAACTGTTTGACAGAATTACTCAACCATCTGTTTTTTTGTACAACTCTGTTGTTCGTGCTTTTACTAATTCTGGGTGCTGTGGGAAGACTTTAGAGGTTTATTATCGCATGCATTTCTTGGGTTTTCATGCTGATCATTTTACTTTGCCTTTTGTGCTCAAGTCTTGTGCTGAGTTATTTAGAGTTGGGTTGGGAGAATGTGTTCATGGGATTAGTTTGAGAAGTGGGTTGGAGCTTGATGTTTATGTTGGGTCTTCTTTGATTAATATGTATGTCAAATGTGGGAAAGTGAGGGAGGGGAGGAAGGTGTTTGATGGAATGAGTATGAGAGATTATCCAGCGTGGAATGCGTTGATTGCAGGTTATGCGAAGGCGGGGTTGTTTGATTTTGCGGAGGATTTGTTTTGGAGGATGCCAAATAGGAACATTGTGTCTTGGACTGCTATGATTTCGGGGTATTCTCAGAATGGATTGGCTGATGAGGCATTAAGGCTGTTTGATGAGATGACGGATGAATGTTCTGGGGTGAAGCCGAATTGGGTGACAATTGTGAGTGTGTTACCTGCATGTGCACACTCTGCTGCTCTTGAGCGCGGGAGGAAGATCCATAGTTATGCTAGTGCGATTGGTCTTGACTCAAATTTAAATGTACAGTCTGCCCTTATTGCGATGTATGCTAAATGTGGTAGTCTTACTGATGCTGAATATTATTTTGCTAGGATACGTCCAAGTGAGAAACATTTGGATGCTTGGAACACCATGATTACTGCATATGCTTCTCATGGTAAGGGGATTGAAGCTGTGTCATTGTTCGAGGATATGATAAGAGCGGGTGTGCAACCTGATGCAATTACATTTACAGGTTTGCTGTCTGGATGCAGCCATTCAGGCCTAGTTGATGTTGGCTTAGAATATTTCCATCGCATGAGTTCAGTGTACTTTGTGGAACCTTGCCTTGAACATTTTGCTTGTGTTGTAGACATTTTGGGTCGTGCAGGGCGATTGGTGGAAGCATATAACTTAATATCTGACATGCCAATGCAAGCAGGAGGGAGCATATGGGGTGCGTTACTAGCTGCTAGCAGAAAACATCGGAATTTGGAATTTGCTGAAATATCTGCTAAAAAATTGTTCGTATTAGAACCTAATAATACTGGGAATTATGTTCTGCTTTCAAATATGTATGCTCAAGCTGGGATGTGGGATGAAGTGAACAATATAAGAACTCAATTGAAATTTCACGGCATGAAGAAGACCCCTGGATACAGTTGGATCGAGAATAATGGAAAAGCACACTTTTTTCTGGGAGGAGATAAATCACATGTATCAGCAAAGGAAATTTATACATTGTTGGAAGAATTGCCTGAGAAGATCAAGGCAGCTGGTTATATACCCGATACCAGTTTTGCATTGCACGATATTAGTGAAGAGGAGAAAGAAGATAACCTTCTAGCTCACAGTGAGAAGCTAGCAGTAGCATATGGGCTTATATCTACGAGTCCGGGTACAATTCTTCGAGTTACAAAGAACCTCCGGATATGTGGTGATTGTCATACAGCCATCAAATACATTTCTAAGATATACGGCCGAGAAATCATTGTGAGGGATGTAAATCGTTTTCATAATTTTAGAGACGGGTCATGCTCTTGCGGAGACTATTGGTAA
- the LOC108209747 gene encoding uncharacterized protein LOC108209747: MKKEYIAWGVALLCFVILMLITPSIPQSQDYHDFADQRQFLGIPNALNVISNFPFLVVGLVGLILCYHGNYFKLSLQGELWGWTCFFVGVAAVAFGSAYYHLEPNDSRLVWDRLPMTIAFTSIVAIFIIERVDERKGSVSIIPLVLAGVVSILYWRFFDDLRPYGLVQFVPCIAIPVMAVLLPPMYTHSTYWLWAAAFYLIAKVEEAADKPIYGWTHHIVSGHTIKHLFAAMVPVFLTLMLAKRSIETNRQSLLQIWKVSWTKVKTNDIETESLTCSYSDVPVEDER; the protein is encoded by the exons ATGAAGAAAGAGTATATAGCATGGGGAGTGGCGCTGCTCTGTTTCGTAATACTCATGCTCATCACACCTTCCATTCCTCAGTCTCAAGACTATCATGATTTTGCCGATCAACGCCAATTT CTAGGTATACCAAATGCGTTGAATGTGATTTCAAACTTTCCGTTCCTGGTGGTTGGTCTCGTAGGCCTTATACTTTGCTATCATGGCAATTATTTTAAGCTCAG cTTGCAAGGGGAACTTTGGGGATGGACTTGCTTTTTCGTAGGTGTGGCTGCTGTTGCTTTTGGATCCGCCTACTATCATTTAGAGCCGAATGATTCTCGCCTTGTGTGGGACCGGTTGCCT ATGACTATCGCATTCACATCAATTGTTGCAATTTTCATTATTGAGAGAGTTGATGAACGGAAAGGATCCGTGTCGATTATCCCCCTTGTCCTGGCAGGTGTAGTGAGCATCTTATATTGGAG ATTTTTTGATGACCTGCGACCTTATGGATTGGTGCAGTTTGTTCCCTGCATTGCCATCCCTGTCATGGCTGTCTTGTTGCCTCCAATGTACACACATTCTACATATTGGCTTTGGGCGGCAG CGTTTTATCTTATAGCCAAAGTAGAGGAAGCTGCTGATAAACCAATTTATGGATGGACTCATCACATTGTAAGTGGACACACCATAAAACATCTATTCGCTGCTATGGTTCCTGTCTTCTTGACGCTTATGCTGGCTAAGAGAAGTATAGAGACAAATAG GCAAAGCTTGCTACAAATATGGAAAGTTTCATGGACAAAGGTCAAAACAAATGATATAGAGACAGAGAGTTTAACATGCAGCTACTCTGACGTTCCGGTAGAAGACGAGCGCTAA
- the LOC108209746 gene encoding putative pentatricopeptide repeat-containing protein At3g49142 isoform X2 produces MLESFIKPLLETPPYIVSYAQIYQFLTAKKSLFLGKQVHAKMILRGVLPNAFLAAKMIAMYGSYGEVSYVAKLFDRITQPSVFLYNSVVRAFTNSGCCGKTLEVYYRMHFLGFHADHFTLPFVLKSCAELFRVGLGECVHGISLRSGLELDVYVGSSLINMYVKCGKVREGRKVFDGMSMRDYPAWNALIAGYAKAGLFDFAEDLFWRMPNRNIVSWTAMISGYSQNGLADEALRLFDEMTDECSGVKPNWVTIVSVLPACAHSAALERGRKIHSYASAIGLDSNLNVQSALIAMYAKCGSLTDAEYYFARIRPSEKHLDAWNTMITAYASHGLLSGCSHSGLVDVGLEYFHRMSSVYFVEPCLEHFACVVDILGRAGRLVEAYNLISDMPMQAGGSIWGALLAASRKHRNLEFAEISAKKLFVLEPNNTGNYVLLSNMYAQAGMWDEVNNIRTQLKFHGMKKTPGYSWIENNGKAHFFLGGDKSHVSAKEIYTLLEELPEKIKAAGYIPDTSFALHDISEEEKEDNLLAHSEKLAVAYGLISTSPGTILRVTKNLRICGDCHTAIKYISKIYGREIIVRDVNRFHNFRDGSCSCGDYW; encoded by the exons ATGCTGGAGTCTTTTATAAAGCCCCTTCTGGAAACCCCTCCATACATTGTTTCATATGCTCAAATATATCAGTTCTTGACTGCCAAGAAATCTCTTTTCTTAGGAAAACAAGTTCATGCCAAGATGATACTCCGAGGCGTGCTTCCCAATGCGTTTCTTGCTGCCAAAATGATTGCAATGTATGGTAGTTACGGTGAAGTTAGTTATGTAGCCAAACTGTTTGACAGAATTACTCAACCATCTGTTTTTTTGTACAACTCTGTTGTTCGTGCTTTTACTAATTCTGGGTGCTGTGGGAAGACTTTAGAGGTTTATTATCGCATGCATTTCTTGGGTTTTCATGCTGATCATTTTACTTTGCCTTTTGTGCTCAAGTCTTGTGCTGAGTTATTTAGAGTTGGGTTGGGAGAATGTGTTCATGGGATTAGTTTGAGAAGTGGGTTGGAGCTTGATGTTTATGTTGGGTCTTCTTTGATTAATATGTATGTCAAATGTGGGAAAGTGAGGGAGGGGAGGAAGGTGTTTGATGGAATGAGTATGAGAGATTATCCAGCGTGGAATGCGTTGATTGCAGGTTATGCGAAGGCGGGGTTGTTTGATTTTGCGGAGGATTTGTTTTGGAGGATGCCAAATAGGAACATTGTGTCTTGGACTGCTATGATTTCGGGGTATTCTCAGAATGGATTGGCTGATGAGGCATTAAGGCTGTTTGATGAGATGACGGATGAATGTTCTGGGGTGAAGCCGAATTGGGTGACAATTGTGAGTGTGTTACCTGCATGTGCACACTCTGCTGCTCTTGAGCGCGGGAGGAAGATCCATAGTTATGCTAGTGCGATTGGTCTTGACTCAAATTTAAATGTACAGTCTGCCCTTATTGCGATGTATGCTAAATGTGGTAGTCTTACTGATGCTGAATATTATTTTGCTAGGATACGTCCAAGTGAGAAACATTTGGATGCTTGGAACACCATGATTACTGCATATGCTTCTCATG GTTTGCTGTCTGGATGCAGCCATTCAGGCCTAGTTGATGTTGGCTTAGAATATTTCCATCGCATGAGTTCAGTGTACTTTGTGGAACCTTGCCTTGAACATTTTGCTTGTGTTGTAGACATTTTGGGTCGTGCAGGGCGATTGGTGGAAGCATATAACTTAATATCTGACATGCCAATGCAAGCAGGAGGGAGCATATGGGGTGCGTTACTAGCTGCTAGCAGAAAACATCGGAATTTGGAATTTGCTGAAATATCTGCTAAAAAATTGTTCGTATTAGAACCTAATAATACTGGGAATTATGTTCTGCTTTCAAATATGTATGCTCAAGCTGGGATGTGGGATGAAGTGAACAATATAAGAACTCAATTGAAATTTCACGGCATGAAGAAGACCCCTGGATACAGTTGGATCGAGAATAATGGAAAAGCACACTTTTTTCTGGGAGGAGATAAATCACATGTATCAGCAAAGGAAATTTATACATTGTTGGAAGAATTGCCTGAGAAGATCAAGGCAGCTGGTTATATACCCGATACCAGTTTTGCATTGCACGATATTAGTGAAGAGGAGAAAGAAGATAACCTTCTAGCTCACAGTGAGAAGCTAGCAGTAGCATATGGGCTTATATCTACGAGTCCGGGTACAATTCTTCGAGTTACAAAGAACCTCCGGATATGTGGTGATTGTCATACAGCCATCAAATACATTTCTAAGATATACGGCCGAGAAATCATTGTGAGGGATGTAAATCGTTTTCATAATTTTAGAGACGGGTCATGCTCTTGCGGAGACTATTGGTAA
- the LOC135150734 gene encoding uncharacterized protein LOC135150734: MGDPPSAHKHDHYSTLGIPRTATLSEICNAYKVLVRKWHPDRHHSNRAEADTQFQNITEAYRVLSSKKREESAIPIPSDNDLKTPKSSKTKNKDDEFYISSPRSASPPQSEINASHHKSSKKKKSKKSKTPKRAHGSPKNESEKPSLSRVGTQKSNSNPIIYSQSTARRKPQPTEKKLECTLEELLQGCVKHIKITRDTISENGHIVQEEETLRIRVKPGWRKGTKITFEDKGDEKPGSLPADIIFVVHEKKHPIFKREGDDLQLGVEVPLIEALTGCTITVPLLGGEEMTLSLNEILYPGYEKVIPGQGMPIPKQEGRKGDLRLNFLVKFPRELSDDQRSNVKYILNDCS; the protein is encoded by the exons ATGGGTGATCCTCCATCTGCTCATAAACACGATCACTACAGCACACTTGGAATTCCTAGAACTGCTACACTTTCCGAGATCTGCAACGCATACAAAGTTCTTGTGAGGAAATGGCATCCTGATAGGCACCATTCTAACAGAGCTGAAGCTGATACACAGTTTCAGAACATCACTGAAGCGTATAGG GTACTCAGTAGCAAGAAAAGGGAAGAAAGTGCAATACCTATACCATCAGATAATGATTTAAAAACACCAAAATCATCAAAGACTAAGAACAAAGATGATGAGTTTTATATCTCCAGCCCTAGGAGCGCAAGTCCCCCACAATCAGAGATTAATGCGAGCCACcacaaatcatcaaaaaagaaaaagagcaaGAAAAGCAAGACACCGAAACGAGCCCATGGCTCCCCAAAAAATGAAAGTGAAAAACCTTCTTTATCAAGAGTAGGGACCCAAAAAAGTAACAGTAATCCTATTATATATTCACAATCCACTGCTCGGAGGAAGCCTCAACCTACCGAGAAAAAGCTTGAATGCACACTTGAAGAATTGTTGCAAGGATGTGTTAAGCATATCAAGATCACAAGAGATACCATTTCCGAGAACGG GCATATTGTTCAAGAAGAGGAGACACTGAGGATCAGAGTTAAGCCAGGATGGAGAAAGGGAACCAAAATTACATTTGAAGACAAGGGAGATGAAAAACCAGGAAGTCTTCCAgctgatataatttttgtagtTCACGAGAAAAAACATCCTATTTTCAAGCGAGAAGGAGATGATTTGCAGCTCGGAGTTGAGGTCCCTCTAATTGAAGCTTTAACTGGTTGCACCATCACTGTCCCACTATTAGGAGGTGAAGAAATGACTTTGTCATTAAACGAGATCTTATATCCAGGTTATGAAAAGGTCATCCCAGGACAAGGCATGCCCATACCAAAACAAGAAGGAAGAAAAGGTGACCTCAGACTAAATTTTCTTGTGAAGTTCCCTAGAGAGTTAAGTGATGACCAACGCTCTAATGTCAAATATATATTGAATGACTGTTCTTGA
- the LOC108209728 gene encoding probable receptor-like protein kinase At1g11050 gives MMLLMIPITLLTILSESSVSSSNTNTSSCPLNLDYVLTVPWDSSSCKNYHSNAKSNNNTCCQTLRSLYGVAFAQHLRETSLFRLPDLSTSISCLAVLQKNLNSLALPENLTTSICNNFEPERFVNTTNICAGIQTRQDWLDLVGPSTALVRACDQDFEHDPTLCDACLRAGFRVQAELFAVDRNESHTVGCFYYTVLYAAAMAPKFGPETKSALVCPFGLPMISEERSSRAPKLALIFGLTGAGLALVVVLCLCKLSWWWTNMRKKRRKPRRVLGYEFDVEGESRSRTSTRPKVGSKWFTIQELEEATGNFSPHNFLGRGQFGVVYKGILDDGTMVAVKRLMESDFQGDADFCNEVEIISTLKHRNLVHLRGCCVESIKHHHDYEEEDNARYLVYDYMPNGNLSDHLFFQSEAGIISKPLSWPRRKNIILDVAKAIAYLHYGIKPAIYHRDIKATNILLDIDMRARVADFGLAKQSSEGQSHLTTRVAGTHGYLAPEYALYGQLTEKSDVYSFGVVVLEIMCGRKALDLSSTGSSRNLLLTDWAWSLVKEGRMEEVFDATLLENQKAEGEGDDNPRWMMERFVMVGILCAHVMVALRPTILDALKMLEGDVEIPAIPDRPYYAVEYTKISTLPGSTSIR, from the coding sequence ATGATGCTTCTCATGATCCCAATAACTCTCCTCACCATCTTGTCTGAATCCTCTGTCTCATCCTCAAACACAAACACTTCTTCATGTCCCCTGAATCTTGATTATGTTCTCACTGTTCCATGGGACTCATCATCTTGCAAAAACTATCATTCAAATGCTAAAAGCAACAACAATACATGTTGCCAGACTCTGAGAAGCCTTTATGGTGTAGCCTTTGCTCAGCATCTCAGGGAAACTTCTCTTTTTCGACTGCCCGATTTATCGACATCCATTTCTTGCCTTGCAGTGCTACAGAAGAATTTGAACTCACTTGCTCTGCCAGAAAATTTGACTACTAGTATATGcaacaattttgagccagagaGGTTTGTTAATACTACTAATATTTGTGCTGGTATTCAGACTAGGCAGGACTGGCTTGATCTTGTGGGCCCGTCGACTGCGCTTGTCAGGGCTTGTGATCAGGACTTTGAGCATGATCCTACCTTGTGTGATGCTTGTTTACGCGCTGGCTTCAGGGTTCAAGCTGAATTGTTTGCTGTTGATAGGAATGAGTCTCATACAGTAGGGTGTTTTTACTACACAGTTCTTTATGCTGCAGCTATGGCTCCTAAGTTTGGACCGGAGACTAAGAGTGCTCTTGTGTGTCCCTTTGGATTGCCAATGATCTCAGAAGAACGTTCATCGAGGGCTCCAAAATTGGCCTTGATTTTTGGACTAACTGGAGCTGGTTTGGCACTTGTTGTAGTGTTGTGCTTGTGTAAATTGAGCTGGTGGTGGACTAATATGAGGAAAAAACGTCGTAAGCCAAGGCGTGTTCTGGGGTATGAATTTGACGTTGAGGGTGAATCCAGATCAAGAACTTCCACCAGACCAAAGGTTGGATCAAAATGGTTTACTATTCAAGAACTGGAGGAGGCGACAGGGAATTTTTCGCCTCATAATTTCCTTGGAAGAGGGCAGTTTGGTGTTGTATATAAAGGGATTCTTGATGATGGAACTATGGTTGCTGTAAAAAGACTGATGGAATCGGATTTTCAAGGCGATGCAGATTTCTGCAATGAAGTCGAGATCATTAGCACTTTGAAGCACAGGAATCTTGTGCATCTCAGAGGGTGTTGTGTGGAAAGTATTAAACACCATCATGATTATGAAGAAGAGGATAATGCAAGGTACCTTGTCTATGATTACATGCCAAATGGGAATTTAAGTGATCATTTATTTTTCCAATCAGAAGCTGGGATAATTTCAAAACCACTGAGTTGGCCTAGGAGGAAGAACATAATATTAGATGTTGCAAAAGCCATAGCTTATCTTCATTATGGAATCAAGCCAGCTATATACCACAGGGACATCAAGGCCACAAATATACTGTTAGATATAGATATGAGAGCAAGAGTGGCAGATTTTGGACTGGCAAAGCAAAGCAGTGAAGGGCAATCTCATCTCACAACCAGAGTAGCTGGCACTCATGGCTACTTAGCCCCGGAATATGCTCTTTACGGACAATTAACAGAGAAAAGCGATGTTTATAGCTTCGGGGTGGTTGTGCTAGAGATAATGTGTGGAAGAAAGGCTCTTGATTTATCATCAACAGGCTCATCTCGGAATCTTCTGCTGACAGACTGGGCATGGTCACTGGTGAAAGAAGGGAGAATGGAGGAGGTTTTCGATGCTACATTGCTCGAAAACCAGAAGGCAGAAGGGGAGGGAGATGATAATCCAAGGTGGATGATGGAAAGATTTGTGATGGTTGGGATACTATGTGCTCATGTCATGGTGGCCTTGAGGCCTACAATTTTGGATGCACTGAAAATGCTTGAAGGAGATGTTGAAATACCAGCAATTCCTGATAGACCATATTATGCTGTTGAGTACACTAAAATTAGCACCCTGCCTGGTTCCACAAGTATCAGGTAG